From Rickettsia endosymbiont of Ceutorhynchus obstrictus, a single genomic window includes:
- the clpB gene encoding ATP-dependent chaperone ClpB — protein MNIDKFTAHAKNIIAGSQAVAAKNDHQQVLPLHILAALLNEDTGIIAGLINIIGGNLNNLNDNLQLELNKVPKIQVEGGGQLYFAAESLKCLEKATSLAKDNGDNFVTIERIFESLSYDNGAAGKILTIASITNKKIAAAILQLRKGKKADTESAENSYDALKKYGRDVTELAESGKLDPIIGRDEEIRRTVQVLSRRMKNNPVLIGEPGVGKTAIIEGLAQRIFSKDVPETLVNCRIIELDMGALIAGAKYRGEFEERLKAVLREIKEAGGEIILFIDELHLLVGTGKTDGAMDASNLLKPMLARGELHCIGATTLDEYRKYIEKDAALARRFQPVYISEPTVEDTISILRGIKEKYELHHAVRIADSAIVAAATLSNRYITDRYLPDKAIDLIDEACSRLKIELSSKPEELDELDRRIIQIKMELAALNKENDEHSRKKIAHLTEELNKLEAVSYDMSTKWQAEKAKMQLEQKLKEELEKAKGELERAERSTNLTKASELKYGIIPELTKKIKEIELNGGKNVLKEVVLESDIANIISKITGIPIDTMLSSERERLLVTEQKLRESVIGQDEAIKGVSDAVRRSRAGIQDVNRPLGSFLFLGPTGVGKTELTKALAYFLFDDRNAILRIDMSEYMEKHAISRLIGAPPGYIGYDQGGVLTEAVRRRPYQVILFDEVEKAHPDIFNIMLQILDEGRLTDSQGITVDFKNTIIVLTSNLGAEILINQQEGEDTYKVKDQVMEYVRAVFKPEFLNRLDEIILFHRLNRDNIHDIVKIQLENLKKILLQQNITLEFDESALNYLAEKGYDPMFGARPLKRLIQRELQNNLAKMILSGEVSGGMAVKVTVENNELSIVLMQS, from the coding sequence ATGAACATTGATAAATTTACTGCACATGCTAAAAATATAATTGCCGGTAGTCAAGCAGTAGCCGCCAAAAACGATCATCAACAAGTGTTGCCGCTGCATATATTAGCGGCTCTTTTAAATGAAGATACAGGAATTATTGCCGGTCTTATTAATATTATCGGCGGTAATTTAAATAATCTTAACGATAATTTACAATTAGAGCTAAATAAAGTTCCTAAAATTCAAGTAGAGGGGGGAGGACAGCTTTATTTCGCTGCCGAAAGCCTGAAATGCCTAGAAAAAGCTACTAGCCTTGCCAAAGATAACGGTGATAATTTTGTCACGATTGAGCGAATTTTTGAATCCTTATCGTATGATAACGGGGCGGCAGGCAAGATTTTAACAATCGCTTCTATCACTAATAAAAAAATTGCTGCGGCAATTTTACAGCTCAGAAAGGGTAAAAAAGCCGATACCGAATCAGCGGAAAATAGTTACGATGCTCTTAAAAAATACGGCAGAGACGTTACCGAGCTTGCCGAAAGCGGTAAGTTAGACCCAATAATCGGCAGGGATGAGGAGATTAGAAGAACGGTGCAAGTATTATCTCGCAGGATGAAAAATAACCCTGTTCTCATCGGCGAACCCGGAGTAGGTAAAACCGCTATAATTGAAGGGCTAGCTCAAAGAATTTTTAGTAAAGACGTACCGGAAACTTTAGTTAATTGCCGTATTATTGAGTTAGATATGGGTGCGCTTATCGCCGGTGCTAAATATCGCGGAGAATTTGAGGAGCGTCTTAAAGCAGTGCTTAGAGAGATTAAAGAAGCAGGCGGTGAGATTATTTTATTTATCGATGAGTTGCATTTGCTAGTCGGTACCGGTAAAACCGACGGTGCAATGGATGCGTCTAATCTCTTAAAACCGATGCTTGCGAGAGGTGAATTACATTGTATAGGCGCCACTACTTTGGATGAATATCGTAAATATATAGAGAAAGACGCAGCACTTGCTAGGAGGTTCCAGCCCGTTTATATTAGCGAGCCGACGGTCGAAGATACTATTTCGATACTTCGAGGTATTAAGGAAAAATATGAGCTACATCATGCCGTTAGAATTGCCGATAGCGCGATAGTGGCGGCGGCTACCTTATCAAATCGATATATTACCGATCGTTATTTACCCGACAAAGCAATTGATTTGATAGATGAGGCTTGTAGTAGGTTAAAGATTGAATTATCAAGCAAACCTGAGGAGCTAGACGAGCTTGACCGTCGTATTATTCAAATAAAAATGGAACTTGCCGCTTTAAATAAAGAAAATGATGAGCATTCTAGAAAGAAAATCGCTCATTTAACGGAAGAATTAAATAAACTCGAAGCGGTTTCTTACGATATGAGTACAAAATGGCAAGCGGAAAAGGCAAAAATGCAGCTTGAGCAAAAATTAAAAGAGGAGCTAGAAAAAGCAAAAGGAGAACTAGAACGTGCCGAGAGAAGTACAAATTTAACTAAAGCAAGTGAATTAAAATACGGTATTATCCCTGAGCTGACAAAAAAGATTAAAGAAATAGAGTTAAACGGCGGAAAAAATGTTTTAAAAGAAGTAGTATTAGAGAGTGATATAGCAAATATTATTTCCAAAATTACCGGTATTCCTATCGACACAATGCTATCGAGTGAACGCGAGCGATTACTTGTTACGGAGCAAAAATTAAGGGAGTCGGTAATAGGGCAGGATGAGGCAATAAAAGGCGTTAGCGACGCGGTACGTAGATCACGTGCCGGTATTCAGGATGTTAACCGCCCCTTAGGTTCGTTTTTATTTCTCGGTCCTACAGGCGTCGGTAAAACCGAGTTGACTAAGGCGCTTGCCTATTTTCTCTTTGATGATCGTAACGCAATTTTGCGTATTGACATGTCGGAATATATGGAGAAGCATGCTATTTCGCGGTTGATCGGTGCGCCTCCGGGTTATATCGGTTATGATCAAGGGGGAGTATTGACCGAAGCGGTGCGGCGACGTCCTTATCAGGTAATATTGTTTGATGAAGTTGAGAAAGCCCATCCGGATATTTTTAATATTATGCTGCAAATACTCGACGAGGGAAGGCTTACCGATAGCCAAGGTATAACTGTTGATTTTAAAAATACTATTATAGTTTTAACGTCCAATCTTGGTGCTGAGATATTAATTAATCAGCAAGAAGGAGAAGACACCTATAAAGTAAAAGATCAAGTTATGGAATATGTAAGAGCCGTATTTAAACCGGAATTCTTAAATAGGTTAGACGAAATTATATTATTTCATAGGTTAAACCGCGATAATATTCACGATATAGTTAAAATCCAGTTGGAAAATTTGAAAAAAATTTTATTGCAACAAAATATAACTTTGGAATTTGACGAGTCGGCTTTAAATTATTTAGCTGAAAAAGGTTATGATCCGATGTTTGGCGCGCGCCCGTTAAAGCGTCTTATCCAGCGAGAATTACAAAATAATCTGGCTAAAATGATTCTTAGCGGTGAGGTAAGCGGCGGTATGGCTGTTAAAGTAACAGTGGAAAATAACGAATTAAGTATAGTATTAATGCAAAGTTAG
- a CDS encoding SDR family oxidoreductase, with product MSKLAIITGGTRGIGKATAIALKNKGFTVVANFFSNHDAAKEMSEKHSIQAKQWNVADYDECRQAVKEIEEEYKRPVSILVNNAGITKDGMLHRMSQQDWHDVINVNLNSCFNMSSAVIAQMRNQNYGRIVNISSINAQAGQVGQTNYCAAKAALIGFTKALAKESVSKNITVNCIAPGYVRTEMMGQIPERILEQIVAAIPMKRLGEPEEIARAVEFLTDENAGFITGETLSINGGHNMV from the coding sequence ATGTCAAAACTAGCGATAATAACAGGCGGGACGAGAGGAATAGGTAAGGCTACCGCTATTGCCTTAAAAAATAAAGGCTTTACGGTTGTTGCCAATTTTTTCAGCAATCACGATGCAGCTAAAGAAATGTCGGAAAAACATTCAATACAAGCCAAACAATGGAACGTAGCGGATTATGACGAGTGCCGGCAAGCGGTCAAAGAAATCGAAGAAGAATACAAAAGACCGGTAAGTATTTTGGTGAATAATGCCGGTATTACTAAGGATGGAATGTTACATAGAATGAGCCAACAAGATTGGCATGACGTTATTAACGTCAATCTTAATTCCTGTTTTAATATGTCGAGCGCAGTGATCGCGCAAATGCGCAACCAAAATTACGGTCGCATCGTTAATATTAGTTCAATCAATGCTCAAGCCGGACAAGTCGGGCAAACTAATTACTGCGCTGCCAAGGCTGCGCTTATCGGCTTTACTAAAGCTTTAGCCAAAGAATCCGTTTCTAAAAATATCACCGTAAATTGTATTGCCCCCGGTTACGTCAGGACGGAAATGATGGGACAAATTCCTGAGCGCATCCTTGAGCAAATAGTTGCGGCTATCCCGATGAAAAGACTTGGAGAACCCGAAGAGATAGCCAGAGCCGTCGAGTTTCTAACCGATGAGAATGCCGGATTTATTACCGGCGAAACTTTATCGATTAATGGCGGTCATAATATGGTATAA